The genome window AGCGGCCGCTTGATATGCTCCTGGATCACGCGGGCGAGCGGGCGGGCGCCCATGCGGTCGTCATAGCCCTTGTCTGCAAGCCAGGAGATCGCCTCCTCGGTGAGTTCGAATGTGACGCCGCGGTCGGCGAGTTGCGCCTCCAGCTGCATGACGAACTTCTCGACGATCCGGTGCACCACCTCGGTCGGCAGATTGCCGAAGGCGATCACCGCATCGAGGCGGTTTCGGAATTCCGGCGAGAACAGGCGGTTGATCGCCTCCTGGTCCTCGCCCTGACGCTTGACCCGGTTGAAGCCGATCGGCTCCTTCGCCATGTCGGACGCGCCCGCGTTCGTCGTCATGATCAGGATGACATTGCGGAAATCGACCTGCTTGCCGTTGTGATCGGTGAGCTTGCCGTGATCCATGACCTGCAACAGGATGTTGAAGAGGTCCGGATGGGCCTTCTCGATCTCGTCGAGCAGGAGCACGCAATGCGGATGCTGGTCGACGCCGTCGGTCAGCAGACCGCCCTGATCGAAACCGACATAGCCCGGAGGCGCGCCGATGAGGCGCGACACCGTGTGGCGCTCCATGTACTCCGACATGTCGAAGCGCAACAGCTCAACACCCAGCGAGCTTGCCAGCTGACGCGCGACCTCCGTCTTGCCCACGCCCGTCGGGCCGGAGAAGAGGTAGTTGCCGATCGGCTTGTCCGGCTCGCGCAACCCGGCGCGCGACAGCTTGATCGCCGAGGACAGCGTCTCGATGGCATCGTCCTGCCCGTAGACGACGCGTGACAGCGTCGCATTGAGGTTGGACAGAACCTCCTCGTCCGACTTGGAGACGGACTTCGGCGGGATCCGCGCCATCGAGGCGACGGTCGTCTCGATCTCCTTCACGCCGATGGTCTTGCGACGACGGCCCTCCGGCAGGAGCTTCAGCGACGCGCCGGATTCATCGATCACGTCGATGGCCTTGTCCGGCAGCTTGCGGTCGTTGATGTAACGGGCCGAAAGCTCGACCGCCGTCTTGATCGCATCATTGGTGTAGCGGACCTTGTGGAAGGTCTCGAAATAGGGCTTCAGACCTTTCAGGATCTCCACCGCGTCCGAAATCGTCGGCTCGTTGACGTCGATCTTCTGGAACCGGCGCAGCAGCGCCCGATCCTTCTCGAAGAACTGGCGGTATTCCTTGTAGGTGGTCGAGCCAACGCAGCGGATCGTGCCGGAGGCAAGCGCCGGCTTGAGCAGATTGGAGGCGTCCATCGCCCCGCCCGAAGTTGCCCCCGCACCGATCACCGTATGGATCTCGTCGATGAACATCACCGCACCGGGATACTCCTCGATCTCCTTCACGACCTGCTTGAGGCGTTCCTCGAAATCGCCGCGGTAACGGGTTCCGGCCAACAGCGCACCCATGTCGAGGGAGAAGATGGTTGCATCCATCAGGACGTCGGGAACGTCCTTGTCGACGATCCGCTTTGCCAGCCCTTCCGCGATGGCGGTCTTGCCGACGCCCGGATCGCCCACAAAGAGCGGGTTGTTCTTCGACCGGCGGCACAGGATCTGGATGGTGCGCGAAATCTCCGCATCGCGCCCGATCAGCGGGTCGATGCGTCCGGCCTTCGCCTTCTCGTTGAGATTGACGCAATAGGCTTCGAGCGCATCGGTCTTCTGTTTCGGCTTTTCGCCCACCTCCTCGGCGGCAGCGGCGTCCTCGTCGGCACCGGTGACGGGGCGCGCCTCCGACATGCCGGCACGCTTGGCGATACCATGCGAAATGTAGTTCACTGCGTCGTAGCGGGTCATGTCCTGTTCCTGCAGGAAATACGCCGCGTGGCTCTCGCGCTCGGCGAAGATCGCGACCAGAACGTTCGCACCGGTCACCTCCTCGCGCCCCGACGACTGGACATGGATCACCGCGCGCTGGATCACGCGCTGGAAACCGGCCGTCGGCTTGCTGTCGTCGTCGCCGTCGATCACGAGGTTTTCGAGTTCGGAATCGATGTAGTCGACGAGATTGCGTTTCAGCGTATCCAGGTCGACGTTACAGGCACGCATCACCGCTGCCGAGTCCTGGTCGTCGACCAGGGCCAGCAAGAGATGTTCGAGAGTCGCGTATTCCTGCTGCCGCTCGTTTGCGAAGGAAAGCGCTTGATGCAGCGCCTTTTCAAGGCTTCGGGAGAATGAAGGCACTGGCGACCCCTATTTCTTTTCCATCACACACTGAAGAGGATGCTGGTGTTTGCGGGCAAAGTCCATCACCTGTGTAACCTTGGTCTCGGCCACTTCGTAGGTGAACACCCCGCACTCCCCCACCCCGTGGTGATGAACGTGCAACATGATGCGTGTCGCCTCCTCGCGATTCTTCTGGAAGAACCGCTCCACGACATGCACGACGAATTCCATCGGTGTGTAGTCATCGTTCAGCAAAAGAACGCGGTACAAGTTCGGTCGCTTCGCTACCGTACGTGTCTTGGTGACGACCAGACCGCCTGCATCGTCCCCGTCCCCGCGTTGAGGTCCCTTCGTCATTCCTGCTCCATAGCCTTTTGCAACGGACCTGCTGTTGCCAGGATGCGCGTTCTGCGTGGTTCGCCCGGATTGTCCGCTCCGTTGAAAGCGCGCCAGGCCCCGGATATCGTGACGATCCGCTAACAGCCGGCGGCGAGGCTTTCATACTGGGACAGGCCACACACCACTCATGATTATCCTAGCGCAGGTTGCGCATTCACCAACCCCGGGATCACAAAGAAAGGCACTTTTCACGTCCCCCGCTGTATGCGCCGCAACGACGACGCCCGCCCAGCCACCGAAACCTCACCGGTGACGATCAATTGGCGACGATCAATGTCACCGACAGTATGTATGATCTTTTTCGTCCGCAACAATCCCGTCCGTCATCGCGAGAGCCGGAAGGGCCATGCGTGCAGTCGACCGGCACCGGCTGCATGAGCACGCCTGAAACAGCAGGGTAAGGTCCTCCGGAGTGCGTGCGACCAAGCATTCACCTGCAGGTTTCCAGGATGCACCGCCCGCACAAGATGATTTTGAACGCGCAGAACCGGGTCGAGCCCTTGCTGATCTTCTTGGTTCGCGGCCGTAACAAGGCAGTTATGATGGCATTCACAACGATTGGTACGGGAAACGTCACCCTGGCTTGTCTGGACCAGGGGCGTGGACCAGCGATCGTGGCCCTTCACGGCTTTCCCGATACCTGGCGAACGTGGGATGCCGCCTCCCGGGCTCTTGTCGAGGCGGGTTACCGCGTCATCCGGATGGCGCTCCGAGGCTACGCCCCGTCCGGCATCCCGACTGACGGACGCTACGAAGTCACCTATCTTGCCGAGGACGTTCTTTCCTTGCTCGACCATCTCGATCTGCAAGACTGCACGATTCTTGGTCATGATTGGGGTGCCTCGACGGCCTACGAACTGGCACTACATGCGCCGGATCGACTTGCCGCCATCGTGGCGCTTTCAGTCCCGCCACCGGCCACCGCGACAAGCGGATGGAAAGAACGACTGTCCCGCCCGCACAACCTGTATCTCGGGCTTGGCCCGGTGTCCGACTGGTGGCTGCGACGCAAAGACTTCTCGGAGGTTCGCCGGCTCTACAAGATGTGGAGCCCAAGCTGGACCGCCAATTCGCAACACGTCGAGGCCGTGATCGACGATCTCCGCCCGCCTGAACGCTCGCGCGCGTCGGTCGATTTTTACCGGCGACGGCTGGGCACGATTGCGGGACGCGCGACACTGCCGTCGGTTCCAAGCTTGCTGATCTACGGCTCAGACGAGCCGAAGGTCCGGCGCGACGGGTTTGAGGCCGCGCGAAGCGGTCTTGTCGCGTCCTCGCGTGTCGTGCGGATCGAGGGCGTCGGGCACTGGCCCCATCTGGAAGCACCGAAGACCGTTCTCGACGAGATTGTCGGTTTCCTCGGTTTTGATAGCTGAAGGTATGGTGCCGTAAGCGAGGCTGACATGATGGTGCCGCAAGCCACAACAGACGTCGGCCGCGGCAACAATGCGGCACGGAGTGAGCGATCGCTGCAATCGATTTCCATGCGCGGCTCAGCCGTGGACCGGCGTAGCTCGCGGCGCCACGAGCGTGCCCGGGCTTTTCCGGTCAAAAACGCTTGAAGCGGACGATCAGCCAAGAAGCTGGCGAAGATGGCTTACGGTGCGTTTCGATCTGTCCTGGCAGAGAGACTTCGACGGGCTTGGAAGGCGCCCAATGAGGCGCCGGATCTGCTGGTCGCCGATAAGCAGGTCCAGGGAGAGCCCGCCCCATTGAAACGCGGGACAAATCACCGAGAGGGATGGACCCCGACGAAAAAAGCCCGGCTTTTGCCGGGCTTCAAAGGGCGGGGTCAAAACCCCGCCGCGCTCGTCGCTGAAAGACGAAGAGCTTACTTGGCGACCTTGGAAATGACGCCTTCGTAGGGCTTGTAGGTGTCTTTCGCCAGTTCGGAGTACATGTCCCCGATCTTGGTGACTTCACCGACGAAGCCTTCGTAGGCCGTCTTCATGAAATCGCTCTGGGCTTCGAACGCCTTGTCCAGCGACTTGGAAGCGACAAGCTTCTCCACAGCCGCAGTGCTCTCTTCGAAGGACTTCTTCTGGTAATCGGCCACCTCGGCCGCGATCGCCTGCATGCCCTTGGTCATGGCGCCGATGCTCTGCATCATCACGTCCATGTTGTCCTTGCTGAGCTTCTGCATATCGTCGAGATTGTTGATCATGTTACCCTCATTCGCGTGAGTGGGTCGGAGGACCGCAGCACGGATACCCGGCTTACGTAAGCGAAGCCGGGTTCGATACCGTGGGGTCGACGCCGACTTTCTGATTGCATCTAGGGTATATATGCACTGCACAATTTCTGTCAATGATCCATTTTGCAGTGCAACATATCCCTTTGACCTACGGGGTTTCCCGGTCGTATTCAAGGGCCGGCGTCGCTAGCATGCGCCCCGTTCGCGGCCCGTCCACAGGTCGCGACCTGGCATGCCGTTTGATGAATCGGATTGCCAGGCAGTAACGGCGCATTAACTGCCATTTGCGAATCTGAGGAAACGACATGGCGGGAACAAACCGGCTGAACAACACGGAAACCGGATTTCGCAAACGATCTCGTTTGCACATTCGTAACCCTGTTTGCGCTAGGTTCCTGTTCTCGGCGAGGGTCATCGCCGCATCCGGCACGACCGGAAGTGGCGATAGCGCCGCAAACGAAACACCTGGCCCGAATGGGGTGACATTGTGCTGAGTAAAGGTGTGCGACGCGCCGCGCGCGTCCTGGCAAGCGGATTTCGCGGTTCTTTGATTGCATCGATTGCGGTCGGGTGCCTGGTAGTGACGCCGGCAACGGCGAGCGCGAATTCCAAATATTCCGGTATCGTGGTTGACGCCAAGACCGGCAAGACCCTCTACAGCTACAAGGCGGATACCAAACGCTATCCGGCGTCCCTGACCAAGATCATGACGCTCTATATGCTGTTTGAGGAAATGGAAGCCGGTCGCATGTCGCTGCAGACCCGGCTGAAGGTCTCGAAGTACGCCGCCAGCCGGCCGCCGTCCAAGCTGGGCCTGAAGCCCGGCAGCACCATCCGTGCCAAGGACGCGATCCTGGCGCTGGTGACGAAATCGGCAAACGATGTCGCCGTTGTCGTGGCGGAAAACATCTCCGGCTCCGTTTCGGCCTTCGGGCGCCGCATGACGCAGCGCGCACGCCAGATCGGCATGAAGTCGACGACATTCCGCAACCCGTCGGGTCTGCCCAACGGCAAGCAGGTTACGACCGCCCGCGACATGGCGCTTCTCGGCCGCGCGGTTCAGGAGCGTTTCCCTAAGTACTACAAATACTTCAGCACGCGCCTCTACAAATACAAGGGCCGTCGCTATGGCAATCACAACCGCCTGCTGGGCCGCGTGAAGGGCGTCGACGGGATCAAGACCGGCTACATCCGTGCCTCCGGCTTCAACCTTGTGACGTCGGTCAAGCGCAGCAACCGGCACATTGTCGCCGTTGTCATGGGCGGGCGCACGGGCGCCTCGCGCAACGCCCAGATGAAGAAGCTCATCGCCAGCTACCTGCCCAAGGCCTCGCGCGGCAAACGCACCGCCCCGATGCTGGTTGCACGCGGCGTTTCCGCGATCCCGCGCTATGCGGAATTGCGGAACATTCCGGTTCCCGACATCAAGCCGCTTGCAGTTGCCGAGATTCCCGATGCCAAGCCGATCATCGCGGCAACCCAGCTCGCCCATGGCGACATCGTCACCGGGTCCATCGTTCCCGTGCCGCAAAAGCCCGGTCTCAAGGCGGCCCTGCGCCGCAAGAGCCTGGCATTTGCAAGCACCAGCGTCCCGCTACCGCCGGCGGCTGCGCCGCGCGCTCCGGCACGCTCCGAGCCGGTGATCCGGGCCGTTCGCACGCAGGCAATCAAGGTTGCGAGTGCGGGCAGTGGGGGGGCAACGCTTCCAAGAGCGCCGGCCGATGCGTCGGTGACCGTGGCCGCGAACAACACCGCCGATCCCGAGCCGGGCTGGCAGATCCAGATCGCGGCAGCCGAATCCGAGGACGGCGCAATCGCCATGCTCAAGAAGGCCCAGGGACGAACCGGGCCGGCCCTGCGCGGCTACGCGCCCCACACCGAGCCGGTGGACGCCAATGGCACGACCCTTTACCGGGCCCGATTTGTCGGCTTCAAGACCAAGACCGCGGCATGGGATACGTGCAAGACCCTCAAGCGGAACAAGTTCAACTGCTACGCGGTCTATCAGTAGACCGCGTCGGCGACACCAAGATCATCTGTCACGCGTATTGGTG of Stappia sp. ES.058 contains these proteins:
- a CDS encoding alpha/beta fold hydrolase, with the protein product MMAFTTIGTGNVTLACLDQGRGPAIVALHGFPDTWRTWDAASRALVEAGYRVIRMALRGYAPSGIPTDGRYEVTYLAEDVLSLLDHLDLQDCTILGHDWGASTAYELALHAPDRLAAIVALSVPPPATATSGWKERLSRPHNLYLGLGPVSDWWLRRKDFSEVRRLYKMWSPSWTANSQHVEAVIDDLRPPERSRASVDFYRRRLGTIAGRATLPSVPSLLIYGSDEPKVRRDGFEAARSGLVASSRVVRIEGVGHWPHLEAPKTVLDEIVGFLGFDS
- the clpA gene encoding ATP-dependent Clp protease ATP-binding subunit ClpA; the encoded protein is MPSFSRSLEKALHQALSFANERQQEYATLEHLLLALVDDQDSAAVMRACNVDLDTLKRNLVDYIDSELENLVIDGDDDSKPTAGFQRVIQRAVIHVQSSGREEVTGANVLVAIFAERESHAAYFLQEQDMTRYDAVNYISHGIAKRAGMSEARPVTGADEDAAAAEEVGEKPKQKTDALEAYCVNLNEKAKAGRIDPLIGRDAEISRTIQILCRRSKNNPLFVGDPGVGKTAIAEGLAKRIVDKDVPDVLMDATIFSLDMGALLAGTRYRGDFEERLKQVVKEIEEYPGAVMFIDEIHTVIGAGATSGGAMDASNLLKPALASGTIRCVGSTTYKEYRQFFEKDRALLRRFQKIDVNEPTISDAVEILKGLKPYFETFHKVRYTNDAIKTAVELSARYINDRKLPDKAIDVIDESGASLKLLPEGRRRKTIGVKEIETTVASMARIPPKSVSKSDEEVLSNLNATLSRVVYGQDDAIETLSSAIKLSRAGLREPDKPIGNYLFSGPTGVGKTEVARQLASSLGVELLRFDMSEYMERHTVSRLIGAPPGYVGFDQGGLLTDGVDQHPHCVLLLDEIEKAHPDLFNILLQVMDHGKLTDHNGKQVDFRNVILIMTTNAGASDMAKEPIGFNRVKRQGEDQEAINRLFSPEFRNRLDAVIAFGNLPTEVVHRIVEKFVMQLEAQLADRGVTFELTEEAISWLADKGYDDRMGARPLARVIQEHIKRPLADEVLFGKLRKGGTVKVSVSEDAAGLLLESVEDTLVKPKTEKPKAAKPKRRRKPAAKKTEASSGPTRKGEGPGKKSLIPKVPLAD
- a CDS encoding D-alanyl-D-alanine carboxypeptidase: MTPATASANSKYSGIVVDAKTGKTLYSYKADTKRYPASLTKIMTLYMLFEEMEAGRMSLQTRLKVSKYAASRPPSKLGLKPGSTIRAKDAILALVTKSANDVAVVVAENISGSVSAFGRRMTQRARQIGMKSTTFRNPSGLPNGKQVTTARDMALLGRAVQERFPKYYKYFSTRLYKYKGRRYGNHNRLLGRVKGVDGIKTGYIRASGFNLVTSVKRSNRHIVAVVMGGRTGASRNAQMKKLIASYLPKASRGKRTAPMLVARGVSAIPRYAELRNIPVPDIKPLAVAEIPDAKPIIAATQLAHGDIVTGSIVPVPQKPGLKAALRRKSLAFASTSVPLPPAAAPRAPARSEPVIRAVRTQAIKVASAGSGGATLPRAPADASVTVAANNTADPEPGWQIQIAAAESEDGAIAMLKKAQGRTGPALRGYAPHTEPVDANGTTLYRARFVGFKTKTAAWDTCKTLKRNKFNCYAVYQ
- a CDS encoding phasin family protein; translation: MINNLDDMQKLSKDNMDVMMQSIGAMTKGMQAIAAEVADYQKKSFEESTAAVEKLVASKSLDKAFEAQSDFMKTAYEGFVGEVTKIGDMYSELAKDTYKPYEGVISKVAK
- the clpS gene encoding ATP-dependent Clp protease adapter ClpS produces the protein MTKGPQRGDGDDAGGLVVTKTRTVAKRPNLYRVLLLNDDYTPMEFVVHVVERFFQKNREEATRIMLHVHHHGVGECGVFTYEVAETKVTQVMDFARKHQHPLQCVMEKK